One Capsicum annuum cultivar UCD-10X-F1 chromosome 2, UCD10Xv1.1, whole genome shotgun sequence genomic window carries:
- the LOC107860484 gene encoding cyclic nucleotide-gated ion channel 2 isoform X1 codes for MSSHQDLRFFHSKWFGIFRRRSVQPDNSDDNEDDNNPISNSIECYACTQVGVPVFHSTSCDRANQPEWEASAGSSLIPIQNRTNSKTGKSRSSRNRHPSGPFGRVLDPRSKRVQRWNRIILLVRGMALAVDPLFFYALSIGRGGSPCLYMDGGLAAIVTVVRTGVDAVHLFHLWLQFRLAYVSRESLVVGCGKLVWDARAIASHYVRSLKGFWFDAFVILPVPQAVFWLVVPKLIREEQIKLIMTILLLMFLFQFLPKVYHSISLMRRMQKVTGYIFGTIWWGFGLNLIAYFIASHVAGGCWYVLAIQRVASCLRQQCEQNPKCNLSLSCSEEVCYQFLLPTGTVGNPCAGNSTTVIRKPMCLDVNGPFPYGIYQWALPVVSSRSITVKILYPIFWGLMTLSTFGNDLEPTSHWLEVIFSIFLVLSGLMLFTLLIGNIQVFLHAVMAKKRKMQLRCRDMEWWMRRRQLPSQLRQRVRHFEHQRWAMMGGEDEMELVKDLPEGLRRDIKRFLCLDLIKKVPLFHSLDDLILDNICDRVKPLVFSKDEKIIREGDPVHRVVFIVRGRVKSSQNLSKGMIATSILEPGGFFGDELLSWCLRRPFIDRLPASSATFTCIESTEAFGLDANHLRFITDHFRYKFANERLKRTARYYSSNWRTWAAVNIQLAWRRYMMRTSRPTIQVTENEDNDHRLRKYAAMFLSIRPHDHLE; via the exons ATGTCTTCTCACCAAGACCTCCGCTTCTTCCACTCAAA ATGGTTCGGAATATTCCGACGTAGATCAGTTCAACCAGACAACAGCGACGACAACGAGGATGACAACAATCCAATCTCAAACTCCATTGAATGTTATGCATGCACTCAAGTTGGCGTCCCAGTTTTCCACTCCACTAGTTGCGACCGAGCTAACCAACCAGAATGGGAAGCTTCAGCCGGTTCATCACTAATTCCAATTCAAAACCGAACTAACTCCAAAACCGGCAAATCCCGGTCCAGCCGCAATCGTCACCCATCCGGTCCATTCGGCCGTGTATTAGACCCGCGAAGCAAGCGCGTGCAGAGATGGAACCGAATAATTCTACTGGTACGTGGCATGGCTTTAGCCGTTGATCCTTTATTCTTCTACGCCTTATCCATTGGTCGTGGTGGGTCGCCGTGTTTGTACATGGACGGGGGACTCGCGGCGATTGTTACGGTGGTTCGGACTGGCGTCGACGCCGTGCACCTGTTCCATTTGTGGTTGCAGTTTCGGTTGGCGTATGTATCGAGGGAGTCATTGGTAGTTGGGTGTGGGAAACTCGTGTGGGACGCGCGTGCGATTGCTTCTCATTATGTTCGTTCACTTAAAGGATTTTGGTTCGATGCTTTTGTCATCCTTCCTGTTCCACAG GCTGTATTTTGGCTAGTGGTTCCAAAACTAATAAGAGAAGAGCAAATAAAACTTATAATGACGATCCTTCTATTAATGTTCTTATTCCAGTTCCTCCCTAAAGTCTATCACAGCATAAGCTTAATGAGAAGGATGCAAAAGGTTACTGGATATATTTTTGGTACCATTTGGTGGGGATTTGGTCTTAATCTCATCGCTTATTTTATTGCTTCTCAT GTTGCTGGGGGATGCTGGTATGTTCTTGCAATACAAAGAGTGGCTTCATGTCTAAGGCAGCAGTGTGAGCAGAACCCCAAGTGTAATCTATCTTTGTCATGTTCAGAGGAGGTGTGTTATCAGTTTCTATTGCCAACAGGAACTGTGGGTAATCCATGTGCTGGGAACTCAACAACTGTGATTAGAAAGCCCATGTGTTTGGATGTCAATGGACCATTTCCATATGGGATATACCAATGGGCACTTCCTGTTGTTTCAAGCAGATCCATCACTGTGAAGATTCTTTACCCCATATTTTGGGGATTGATGACCCTTAG TACATTTGGCAATGACTTAGAACCAACAAGTCACTGGCTGGAAGTTATTTTCAGTATATTCCTTGTGCTTAGTGGATTGATGCTCTTCACTCTGTTGATTGGTAACATCCAG GTGTTTTTACACGCGGTCATGGCAAAGAAGCGGAAAATGCAATTAAGGTGCAGGGATATGGAATGGTGGATGAGGAGAAGACAATTACCATCGCAATTAAGACAAAGAGTTCGCCACTTTGAACACCAGAGATGGGCTATGATGGGTGGAGAAGATGAGATGGAACTTGTAAAAGACTTGCCAGAAGGACTCCGAAGGGACATCAAACGATTTCTATGCCTTGACCTTATTAAAAAG GTTCCGCTGTTCCATAGTTTGGATGATCTGATTCTAGACAACATTTGTGACCGCGTTAAGCCACTTGTGTTCTCCAAAGATGAGAAG ATCATAAGAGAAGGGGATCCAGTGCACCGGGTGGTGTTCATTGTTCGTGGACGAGTAAAAAGTAGCCAAAACCTCAGTAAAGGAATGATTGCCACAAGCATCCTAGAGCCTGGAGGCTTTTTTGGAGATGAGCTTCTTTCATGGTGCTTACGTCGTCCCTTCATTGACAGACTTCCAGCTTCTTCCGCAACCTTCACTTGCATTGAATCCACAGAAGCATTTGGCTTAGATGCAAACCACCTTCGATTTATCACTGATCACTTCAGATACAAATTTGCAAACGAGAGGCTAAAAAGAACGGCAAGGTATTATTCATCTAATTGGAGAACCTGGGCTGCTGTGAATATACAGTTGGCTTGGCGACGCTACATGATGAGGACTAGCCGTCCCACTATACAAGTGACCGAGAATGAGGATAATGATCATCGCCTTCGGAAGTATGCTGCAATGTTCTTGTCAATCAGGCCGCATGATCATCTCGAATAG
- the LOC107860484 gene encoding cyclic nucleotide-gated ion channel 2 isoform X2, whose amino-acid sequence MANFLSKYSRWFGIFRRRSVQPDNSDDNEDDNNPISNSIECYACTQVGVPVFHSTSCDRANQPEWEASAGSSLIPIQNRTNSKTGKSRSSRNRHPSGPFGRVLDPRSKRVQRWNRIILLVRGMALAVDPLFFYALSIGRGGSPCLYMDGGLAAIVTVVRTGVDAVHLFHLWLQFRLAYVSRESLVVGCGKLVWDARAIASHYVRSLKGFWFDAFVILPVPQAVFWLVVPKLIREEQIKLIMTILLLMFLFQFLPKVYHSISLMRRMQKVTGYIFGTIWWGFGLNLIAYFIASHVAGGCWYVLAIQRVASCLRQQCEQNPKCNLSLSCSEEVCYQFLLPTGTVGNPCAGNSTTVIRKPMCLDVNGPFPYGIYQWALPVVSSRSITVKILYPIFWGLMTLSTFGNDLEPTSHWLEVIFSIFLVLSGLMLFTLLIGNIQVFLHAVMAKKRKMQLRCRDMEWWMRRRQLPSQLRQRVRHFEHQRWAMMGGEDEMELVKDLPEGLRRDIKRFLCLDLIKKVPLFHSLDDLILDNICDRVKPLVFSKDEKIIREGDPVHRVVFIVRGRVKSSQNLSKGMIATSILEPGGFFGDELLSWCLRRPFIDRLPASSATFTCIESTEAFGLDANHLRFITDHFRYKFANERLKRTARYYSSNWRTWAAVNIQLAWRRYMMRTSRPTIQVTENEDNDHRLRKYAAMFLSIRPHDHLE is encoded by the exons ATGGCTAATTTTCTCTCAAAGTACTCCAG ATGGTTCGGAATATTCCGACGTAGATCAGTTCAACCAGACAACAGCGACGACAACGAGGATGACAACAATCCAATCTCAAACTCCATTGAATGTTATGCATGCACTCAAGTTGGCGTCCCAGTTTTCCACTCCACTAGTTGCGACCGAGCTAACCAACCAGAATGGGAAGCTTCAGCCGGTTCATCACTAATTCCAATTCAAAACCGAACTAACTCCAAAACCGGCAAATCCCGGTCCAGCCGCAATCGTCACCCATCCGGTCCATTCGGCCGTGTATTAGACCCGCGAAGCAAGCGCGTGCAGAGATGGAACCGAATAATTCTACTGGTACGTGGCATGGCTTTAGCCGTTGATCCTTTATTCTTCTACGCCTTATCCATTGGTCGTGGTGGGTCGCCGTGTTTGTACATGGACGGGGGACTCGCGGCGATTGTTACGGTGGTTCGGACTGGCGTCGACGCCGTGCACCTGTTCCATTTGTGGTTGCAGTTTCGGTTGGCGTATGTATCGAGGGAGTCATTGGTAGTTGGGTGTGGGAAACTCGTGTGGGACGCGCGTGCGATTGCTTCTCATTATGTTCGTTCACTTAAAGGATTTTGGTTCGATGCTTTTGTCATCCTTCCTGTTCCACAG GCTGTATTTTGGCTAGTGGTTCCAAAACTAATAAGAGAAGAGCAAATAAAACTTATAATGACGATCCTTCTATTAATGTTCTTATTCCAGTTCCTCCCTAAAGTCTATCACAGCATAAGCTTAATGAGAAGGATGCAAAAGGTTACTGGATATATTTTTGGTACCATTTGGTGGGGATTTGGTCTTAATCTCATCGCTTATTTTATTGCTTCTCAT GTTGCTGGGGGATGCTGGTATGTTCTTGCAATACAAAGAGTGGCTTCATGTCTAAGGCAGCAGTGTGAGCAGAACCCCAAGTGTAATCTATCTTTGTCATGTTCAGAGGAGGTGTGTTATCAGTTTCTATTGCCAACAGGAACTGTGGGTAATCCATGTGCTGGGAACTCAACAACTGTGATTAGAAAGCCCATGTGTTTGGATGTCAATGGACCATTTCCATATGGGATATACCAATGGGCACTTCCTGTTGTTTCAAGCAGATCCATCACTGTGAAGATTCTTTACCCCATATTTTGGGGATTGATGACCCTTAG TACATTTGGCAATGACTTAGAACCAACAAGTCACTGGCTGGAAGTTATTTTCAGTATATTCCTTGTGCTTAGTGGATTGATGCTCTTCACTCTGTTGATTGGTAACATCCAG GTGTTTTTACACGCGGTCATGGCAAAGAAGCGGAAAATGCAATTAAGGTGCAGGGATATGGAATGGTGGATGAGGAGAAGACAATTACCATCGCAATTAAGACAAAGAGTTCGCCACTTTGAACACCAGAGATGGGCTATGATGGGTGGAGAAGATGAGATGGAACTTGTAAAAGACTTGCCAGAAGGACTCCGAAGGGACATCAAACGATTTCTATGCCTTGACCTTATTAAAAAG GTTCCGCTGTTCCATAGTTTGGATGATCTGATTCTAGACAACATTTGTGACCGCGTTAAGCCACTTGTGTTCTCCAAAGATGAGAAG ATCATAAGAGAAGGGGATCCAGTGCACCGGGTGGTGTTCATTGTTCGTGGACGAGTAAAAAGTAGCCAAAACCTCAGTAAAGGAATGATTGCCACAAGCATCCTAGAGCCTGGAGGCTTTTTTGGAGATGAGCTTCTTTCATGGTGCTTACGTCGTCCCTTCATTGACAGACTTCCAGCTTCTTCCGCAACCTTCACTTGCATTGAATCCACAGAAGCATTTGGCTTAGATGCAAACCACCTTCGATTTATCACTGATCACTTCAGATACAAATTTGCAAACGAGAGGCTAAAAAGAACGGCAAGGTATTATTCATCTAATTGGAGAACCTGGGCTGCTGTGAATATACAGTTGGCTTGGCGACGCTACATGATGAGGACTAGCCGTCCCACTATACAAGTGACCGAGAATGAGGATAATGATCATCGCCTTCGGAAGTATGCTGCAATGTTCTTGTCAATCAGGCCGCATGATCATCTCGAATAG